Part of the Anaerolineales bacterium genome, CTTAACCTTCCGGATTTTCACCGGCGGGCGGGCGGCGCGTAGGGCGGCGGGGAAAGATGCCTGCATTTGATTTTCGATTATAAGGGATGGATCCGCGCGAGCGATCATTAAGGCGGAATAAATATTGGCATGGAGTGCGGCGCGCCGCCGGCGCCGGGAGGGAATGGGTATAATGGTTACGATTTAAGGGAAATCGGAAAAAGGAGGAAGGGAACGGGATGGCAATGGATCGGACGCGGGCCGGTTATGAAAAACAGCCCAATTCCCGGATGTGTTTCGTGTGCGGCCTGGAAAACGAAGCCGGCCTGCGCGCGGAATTTTACAGCGAAGCGCCGGGAAAAGTGCGGGTGGATTGGACCGCTCCGGACATTTACCAGGGGTATCCGGGGCATCTGCACGGCGGGATCGCCGCCGCGCTCTTGGACGAAGCCGCCGGGCGGACCGTCCTCGGGGCGGATCCCCTCCGCTTCTTCGTCACGATGAAGATGGAATTGCGGTATCGGAAACCGGTTCCGACCGGGGTGCCGCTGGTCATCCGCGGAGAGATGGTGCGCGACCGGGGCCGGTTTGCGGAAACCAAGGGCACGATCGAGCTCCCGGACGGTTCGGTCGCCGTCGAAGCCGAAGTGCTGGTCGCCCAAGCGCCGGACGCGATCACCGATGCAACCGACTTGGACCGGATCGGATGGCGGGTGTATCCGGATGCTTGATCTGCGGGAGGGAGGCGGGCCGAATCCGCGAGAAGTCCCGCCCTTCGCGGGCGGGAACCGCCGTCAACCGGTCCGCGGCGACGAATAAGGTACAATCCCGTTCGGGAAGGGCGCGATTCCGGCGGCCGGACGGCGCCAACGGAGTTTTTTTGTGGGACGACCGAAGATCGTCTTCGATTTATTGATGAAGTTCTGGCCGTTAAGCAAGCTGGCCAACCGGATTGGCAACCAGCCGGTGATCGGGTACTTGGTGCGGCCCCTGTTCAGCTCGAACGAAAACGAATCGATCATCCTCCCGGTCCACCAGGTGGTGCGGTCCGAAGAAAGCCTGGTCGTCCCGTGGATGATCCTCGAGCCGCTGATCACCAAGGCCGATGCCCGGGTGATCCTGCACCGCTGCATTTGCCGCCATGCGGAAAAGTGCACCGCCTTTCCCGAAACAATCGGCTGCCTCTTCCTGGGGGAGGCGGCGAACCGGATTCATCCCAGCATGGGACGGAAAGTCGGGGTCGAGGAGGCATTGGCGCACGCCCGGGCGGCGATGGATTTGGGCCTGGTGCCGCTGGTGGTGCACGCTTCCTTCGACGCGTTCGTGCTCGGCATCCCCTATCGCCGGATGCTGGCAATCTGTTTTTGTTGCGACTGTTGTTGCTCCATCCGGCACGGTCTGCGGCTGGGCCCGCAAGCCTTCTGGGATACGGTCGTGCGGGTTCCGGGGTTGACCGTCGAAGTGCAGGAGTCCTGCGTAGGTTGCGGGCGGTGCGTCGACGTCTGTTACGTGAAGGCGA contains:
- a CDS encoding PaaI family thioesterase, producing the protein MAMDRTRAGYEKQPNSRMCFVCGLENEAGLRAEFYSEAPGKVRVDWTAPDIYQGYPGHLHGGIAAALLDEAAGRTVLGADPLRFFVTMKMELRYRKPVPTGVPLVIRGEMVRDRGRFAETKGTIELPDGSVAVEAEVLVAQAPDAITDATDLDRIGWRVYPDA
- a CDS encoding 4Fe-4S binding protein — translated: MGRPKIVFDLLMKFWPLSKLANRIGNQPVIGYLVRPLFSSNENESIILPVHQVVRSEESLVVPWMILEPLITKADARVILHRCICRHAEKCTAFPETIGCLFLGEAANRIHPSMGRKVGVEEALAHARAAMDLGLVPLVVHASFDAFVLGIPYRRMLAICFCCDCCCSIRHGLRLGPQAFWDTVVRVPGLTVEVQESCVGCGRCVDVCYVKAIKVEYGHARIDDRCKGCGRCADVCPVQAITLHLHKDVNVVEEFLKRVERRTDIGQLDGRPRNNPAA